The Coregonus clupeaformis isolate EN_2021a chromosome 18, ASM2061545v1, whole genome shotgun sequence genome has a segment encoding these proteins:
- the LOC121530760 gene encoding C-X-C motif chemokine 11-1-like, translated as MTNTMTSTVLISFLACLILVNVEGQVGHSKSRCQCLNGMVNRVIPLLIEKLEVYAPSHSCQHMEIIVTLKNGEGKKCLNPEAPIVKNNIEKWMKNQRSVQ; from the exons ATGACCAACACAATGACATCAACGGTCCTCATCAGCTTCCTGGCCTGTCTGATCCTGGTCAATGTTGAAG GCCAGGTGGGTCATTCTAAATCTCGGTGCCAGTGTCTGAATGGAATGGTGAACCGTGTAATACCTCTTCTCATTGAGAAGCTTGAAGTGTACGCCCCAAGCCACTCCTGCCAGCACATGGAGATCAT TGTCACTCTGAAAAACGGAGAAGGGAAAAAGTGTCTGAATCCAGAGGCTCCAATTGTCAAGAATAACATTGAGAAATGGATGAAAAACCAAAG GAGTGTGCAGTAA